Within Vicia villosa cultivar HV-30 ecotype Madison, WI linkage group LG1, Vvil1.0, whole genome shotgun sequence, the genomic segment CCGATTGTTTACAAGACTAAGATAAAAAAAAGTTGACGGCTATGGCTTCTTTTTATACCTGCGGCCATCTCAACACAACACATGTATGAGGGGAGTATTGGGCACCCATCTTGTCATGTTGATGACTCCCAAAGGATGCTGCTATGAGTAATTGGTGTATCTAACATGATCTCACTCTGTAATAGTGGGTCGTCTAATGTGATCTCCTCATGAAAAAGGAATGTCTCAGGGCTTCCTTGGCAGTAATTCTTTCAAAAGGGTCATATCTAAGTAATCCTTGCAGAAGATGTACAAGGTCACCGGCTGAATGATCAACATGCTGCATTATAAGGTTCTGCAAATATTTGAGAAAAAAGGTAAGAAATAGATTCAAAATAGACTATATAAATGGCTATATAGTTTATACAAATCAGAAAATAACAAACCTGTAATCTAGGAAGCTTAGTTACAGCTTTAATACTCTCCCTTGAGGTTGCACCGACTGGCCAGTCTAATTTACCTCTTCTGACATACTTCTCAGCATGTCGGCTAAACATGTACAGTAGAGACAGTCAGCGTAATGTGCCAAGAAATCAAACAACTGAATGTCTAGTCACAGTTGTAGTACACTTACTCGACTTTTTTCAACATATGCATTGGTAGTGGACCGAGAACCCTCTCCATCATGGCAAGGTGCTCTAAATTTTCATGAGTCTGGAATAAAGCTTCACCCTGCATTAGGAGCTCGGATATCAGACCTTTAAAAGATTGACAAATGGGTTTCAGACAGGTTTTCAAAGAGCAGTGCATACCGTGCATAACTCAACCAATATACACCCCACACTCCATATATCACACGGATGACTCCAGCCAAGACCTACAACACAGAATCAAAAATAATTACTTCGCTGAGATGGCTGATTTCATATGAATTAGCATCATGCAAATACGATAAGAAGGCAGGCATGTCGTATCCAcagtatttaatttaatatataccaAGGATAACTTCAGGTGCTCTATAATGACGAGTTGATACAATGTAACTTTGATCTACACGCTCATATGTGGTGCTTCCAAAATCAATAACCTTGATAGCACTAGACTTGGGCACTTTTTTGAAATATGAGtttggtgatctagatgaaatctGTTAAAGAAAACAACAGATGTCATGGGTTGATTGGTTTAATTTTAGCTTTCTTAATATACACTTAAACTATGGATTGGCGTCTAAAATTAAATGAGAATACATCTTTAATTATAAGCTCTGCATCACAGGTGACTGATTAGTTTGAAaaaatcaatgtgcagaagtccAAATAGAGAATggaaaaaatgcataaaagatatTTACCTTATAGTCAGGGACTTTGACATAGTCTGGTGAAACAAGGAGTATGTTTTCAGGCTTCAAATCAGTATGGATCATGCGCAAATCATGCATAACTGAAAATTTGCACAAGAAAAACTTAGAGAATTACACAACAAAAGTTTGATGATAATTATTTCACAAGAAACTTGATATACTAAGGACGCATACAAAATTGAGTGAATCACTACCCTCAGTTGGTATAAAGCTCATTATTTTACACATAacaaagtgaaatatataaaggAATAAAGGGATAATAGTTTAAGTAAATACTACACACATGCAATACATTCCAATAGTTGTCTGCCAATCTCACGGACAAGATCAATGGGAAATGAGCGATAATTGTTTTTCCGAAGAAAATCGTATAAGCTTGGTCCAAGTTTCTCAAAAACCTGTTAAAACCATTTAAATTCACTGACATCTTAACCCCCAAATTATATATTGGGGAAATCAACCCATCACAAATCAATCAAATACTTACAATACATATATGATTACGATAGTCAAACCAGTTCCTTATTTGCACACAACTGCAAGGAACAAGACAATTTAACCAATGCAATTGAATGAAATATTTATGTAGGTGAGGAAATAAAGCTAAAACTTACCGATTGCCTCCTATATCATTTTTACCAAGCTGTTGCAACATCTCAATTTCTATCATGGCTGCTTCCCTATACTTCTTAATTCCACGGACAATTTTTATGGCAACCATTTCCTTCCTCTCTCTGTCCCAGCATTCCAATACCTGCCCAAAGGTTCCTTCACCCATTTTGCTGTGTATCTTATCTGTAACCATTAGAAAAAAGTGTAAGCCATGCAAGCCTAGCTAATTAAGAAAAGACAAATATGAATTAGAATATATAATACTCAGTATGCATGAAAATGCTGTGTTTCATAAGTAAATAACTGCAGATCTTTACAGAAAAACAATAAACTAGGACTTGACCAAGACATATATGACGGTAAATTTTGTAATGATGGTAGAGTGTAATTACAGCGGGCAGTTAAATTTTCTCCAACAGCAAACGTGTAATGGCCATCTTTGTCATCATCTCGCAAAGGGGGTGAACCATTTCGAGCAACACCCTTCACAAGTAGGGAACTAGTGGTATGTTCTGAAGAAACCCCTGAAGGAGCATAGCTGGAAATATTCCCAACATCTTGTCCAAAAAACAATCCTACCTGAGCCTACACACAGCCATCCATTCATGCACCACTAacagttaaaaaaacaaatttttcccACTGAAAACCCTACCATTATCCTTGCCACCATCTCAAATTGTTACAAGAAATTAAATATGCACATAAGGGTATTAGTTAAAGTCGCAATAAACCAAATACTCAAAACAACTATGTCAGAATCACATCAAACTTAACCTATAATTCATTCttcaaattccaaaaacatgAGTTATGGTAGATAAAATTGTTACAGATCGGAATATGCACATATAAGAGTATTTGTTAAATTTACAAGATCGGAATATCTAAAAAATTTAAACACAACAAACTATTAATGATACAGGGTAGATAAAAGCTTAAACAGAGAATCATATGGATACAACTTCTAGCAAAtataaaaatttgaagaaaataagtTCACAAATCAATGAATAAAAAACAGATCTGTGATATTAAGCCATAACCAGTTTCGAAAATTAATCataataacaaaatataacaGATCCAACCAATAAAACACATAAATCCTCATGTAAATCCTTGAtgataaaataaacaaatttacCTGAACAaaacatacataacatgcacaaaTTCTATCAGATCTAcaatcagaaaaatataaaagcaaAAATTTACAATCAGATCTGAGATTTTCGGAAGAGGGAAAAAATTACCTTAGGAACCTCAGGAACATCCCAGCCGAGCCTCGCTCTCTTTCTAGGGCGGCGATCCATGTGAGTATGAGGAAATTCGAAGACGCGTTCCATCTCCATGATTCAAAAGGTGCGAAAAGTTCAGAGATAATTTGTGATGAAAGAAGATTGATTTGGAGAAGTTTTGTGAATTGGATTCGTAAGAACCCTAATTTGACGCTGGCCTAATAATACCCAACCGCAAAGGCAATTGAAATGAAATCTAGCCGTCCACGTGTTTGCTCGGATGAAGATATTTGGTTAGTGGATCGTGCTGTCAACTATGGACTCTGGTTTGATATGGGCCAccctttaaccatggtttagttaggTTTGGTGGAGTGGTGAATTTTTTATCTCGGGATCCGTGGGTGAATTTGCAGTGCGGTCTTATTGGAACTGAGTCAACTATCTACCTAATACTAAAGTGTTGCCCAAACTGACTTTTTTGCCCTTCCAACAAAATATTTTTGCCCTTGCTAAAGGTTATtaaagtaattaacaaaataaaaattactccATGCCAAGCGTTGTGTTCTCATTGGTCAGTTTAATTATCTGTTGTACTTGCATAGGTATTTTTCCCTTCT encodes:
- the LOC131636611 gene encoding serine/threonine-protein kinase AFC2-like isoform X1 is translated as MEMERVFEFPHTHMDRRPRKRARLGWDVPEVPKAQVGLFFGQDVGNISSYAPSGVSSEHTTSSLLVKGVARNGSPPLRDDDKDGHYTFAVGENLTARYKIHSKMGEGTFGQVLECWDRERKEMVAIKIVRGIKKYREAAMIEIEMLQQLGKNDIGGNRCVQIRNWFDYRNHICIVFEKLGPSLYDFLRKNNYRSFPIDLVREIGRQLLECIAFMHDLRMIHTDLKPENILLVSPDYVKVPDYKISSRSPNSYFKKVPKSSAIKVIDFGSTTYERVDQSYIVSTRHYRAPEVILGLGWSHPCDIWSVGCILVELCTGEALFQTHENLEHLAMMERVLGPLPMHMLKKVDRHAEKYVRRGKLDWPVGATSRESIKAVTKLPRLQNLIMQHVDHSAGDLVHLLQGLLRYDPFERITAKEALRHSFFMRRSH
- the LOC131636611 gene encoding serine/threonine-protein kinase AFC2-like isoform X2; the encoded protein is MGEGTFGQVLECWDRERKEMVAIKIVRGIKKYREAAMIEIEMLQQLGKNDIGGNRCVQIRNWFDYRNHICIVFEKLGPSLYDFLRKNNYRSFPIDLVREIGRQLLECIAFMHDLRMIHTDLKPENILLVSPDYVKVPDYKISSRSPNSYFKKVPKSSAIKVIDFGSTTYERVDQSYIVSTRHYRAPEVILGLGWSHPCDIWSVGCILVELCTGEALFQTHENLEHLAMMERVLGPLPMHMLKKVDRHAEKYVRRGKLDWPVGATSRESIKAVTKLPRLQNLIMQHVDHSAGDLVHLLQGLLRYDPFERITAKEALRHSFFMRRSH